ACCGAGTGCATCTCTAACCGTTACAGGAGAAGGTTTTTTGTGCACTTTCAAATCAGCTTCCATACTTTCCGCCAAATTGGTCATGTGTTTCGCTAATTTACGACATGCGCGCTCTGTTTCATTTTTCCACGGAATAACTCCGCCACCTTTAGTAAAAAACTGTTGTTCTTGCCAAAAAGGTAGGCCACTTACATAAATTGATTCTGGATCATATTCTTCTAAAATAACGTCCGGTGCTGGGAAATCAGGATGTGTTAGTTCTACTGCATATTTAAATTCAGCCATCGAATCCCCTCACTTTCGCTTGTTTTTTTC
The sequence above is drawn from the Listeria monocytogenes genome and encodes:
- a CDS encoding YpoC family protein produces the protein MAEFKYAVELTHPDFPAPDVILEEYDPESIYVSGLPFWQEQQFFTKGGGVIPWKNETERACRKLAKHMTNLAESMEADLKVHKKPSPVTVRDALGIFLSILFWSNHRPVQLDNLMDQIKTLETKPLNLDERLEYVLKRGNTYLGFRQLNELMLEQRKLIAKR